A single genomic interval of Struthio camelus isolate bStrCam1 chromosome 9, bStrCam1.hap1, whole genome shotgun sequence harbors:
- the LOC104138353 gene encoding LOW QUALITY PROTEIN: glutathione hydrolase-like YwrD proenzyme (The sequence of the model RefSeq protein was modified relative to this genomic sequence to represent the inferred CDS: deleted 1 base in 1 codon), producing the protein MASQLKFFSRRSPVVCTHGCVASSQMLATNIGLDTLKNGGKAVDAAGAVAAALSVTEPVSSGIGGDCYCDADTKHVRGLNGSGRSPRALTVELLKEQGFDEANPLPPLHARNITVPGAAACWCDAVSLYGSKKLSIGQLLQPAIELAEQGFPVAEITAYHWKRDAHILQSLGNKHGKELLIDGQAPLHGQVFSNPFLASTFKELAGSGKKGFYEGRIAAAIVETVQRRGGVMDLEDIKSHTTDEDKPIFTNYRGVNVWETPPNGQGITALMTLNILENVDVKEMGHNTADSLHVLIEAMKLSFTDAFSFCAGPDEALVPTKELLSKTYAKERSRLINLQRASDKFSSENVLPLGTDTVSFIVVDPRGNACSFINSNYMGFGPGLVPDGCGFTLHNRGANFSLSSSHLNCLAPGKRPYHTIMPALATAADSEELLCSFGVMGGFTQPQGHAQVLLNMLVFGMNPQQALDAARFCLNYSKEEGRWHLSLEDGVSRAVAEEDLRARGHWSRWSISGHNRSLFGCGQIIAKGDWWQSWGSVSSKHLQTVLWAGSDPRGDGCAMGY; encoded by the exons ATGGCATCTCAGCTCAAGTTCTTTTCCCGAAGGTCTCCTGTGGTTTGTACTCATGGCTGTGTCGCATCAAGTCAGATGCTTGCTACAAATATTGGTCTTG ATACTTTAAAGAATGGTGGGAAGGCAGTAGATGCTGCTGGGGCTGTAGCTGCTGCCCTCAGCGTCACTGAACCTGTCAGCAGTGGCATAGGTGGAGATTGCTACTGTGATGCAGACACAAAGCACGTGCGTGGTCTTAACGGAAG tGGCAGGTCTCCAAGGGCACTGACTGTTGAACTCTTGAAAGAACAAGGGTTTGATGAAGCAAATCCTCTTCCTCCACTTCATGCCCGTAATATCACAGTGCCTGGTGCAGCAGCTTGCTGGTGTGATGCCGTTTCTCTATACGGAAGTAAAAAG CTCTCTATCGGACAGCTGCTACAGCCTGCTATTGAACTAGCTGAACAAGGTTTTCCTGTGGCAGAGATTACTGCCTATCACTGGAAACGTGATGCTCATATTCTCCAGTCACTTGGAAACAAGCATGGGAAGGAGTTGCTCATTGATGGCCAAGCACCACTGCATGGGCAGGTTTTCTCCAATCCCTTTTTGGCCAGCACTTTTAAG gAGCTGGCAGGATCTGGCAAGAAGGGGTTTTATGAAGGTCGGATTGCAGCTGCTATTGTAGAAACAGTTCAGAGACGCGGAGGAGTGATGGATTTAGAAGATATCAAAAGCCACACCACCGATGAGGACAAACCAATTTTCACAAATTACAGG gGTGTGAATGTTTGGGAAACACCTCCAAACGGACAAGGAATCACAGCTTTGATGACcctaaacattttggaaaatgttgATGTTAAAG AGATGGGTCATAATACAGCTGACTCCTTGCACGTGCTGATTGAGGCCATGAAACTCAGCTTCACTGATGCTTTCTCATTCTGTGCAGGCCCTGATGAAGCTCTGGTACCTACAAAAGAACTTCTGTCCAAAACCTATGCTAAAGAGCGTTCTCGACTAATAAATTTACAAAg agccAGTGACAAATTTAGTTCCGAAAATGTTTTGCCATTAGGAACAGATACAGTCTCCTTCATTGTGGTGGATCCTCGAGGCAACGCCTGTTCTTTCATCAATAGC AACTACATGGGCTTTGGTCCAGGACTGGTACCAGATGGCTGTGGATTTACTTTACAC AATAGGGGAGCTAATTTTTCCCTCTCTAGCAGCCACCTAAACTGTCTTGCACCAGGGAAACGTCCGTATCACACTATCATGCCTGCCCTAGCGACCGCTGCAGACAGCGAGGAACTTCTGTGCTCCTTCGGAGTGATGGGAGGGTTCACGCAACCCCAAGGACATGCGCAG GTGCTGCTAAATATGTTGGTGTTTGGGATGAATCCTCAACAAGCCTTAGATGCAGCCCGGTTTTGCTTGAACTATTCCAAGGAAG AAGGCAGGTGGCATCTGTCACTTGAAGACGGTGTTTCACGAGCTGTTGCAGAAGAAGACTTGAGAGCCAGAGGTCACTGGAGCCGGTGGTCCATCAGTGGGCACAACAGGAGCCTGTTTGGTTGTGGCCAGATTATCGCTAAAGGGGACTGGTGGCAATCTTGGGGCTCTGTGTCCTCCAAGCACTTGCAGACCGTGCTGTGGGCAGGATCTGACCCCCGAGGAGATGGCTGCGCAATGGGGTACTAG